The DNA segment NNNNNNNNNNNNNNNNNNNNNNNNNNNNNNNNNNNNNNNNNNNNNNNNNNNNNNNNNNNNNNNNNNNNNNNNNNNNNNNNNNNNNNNNNNNNNNNNNNNNNNNNNNNNNNNNNNNNNNNNNNNNNNNNNNNNNNNNNNNNNNNNNNNNNNNNNNNNNNNNNNNNNNNNNNNNNNNNNNNNNNNNNNNNNNNNNNNNNNNNNNNNNNNNNNNNNNNNNNNNNNNNNNNNNNNNNNNNNNNNNNNNNNNNNNNNNNNNNNNNNNNNNNNNNNNNNNNNNNNNNNNNNNNNNNNNNNNNNNNNNNNNNNNNNNNNNNNNNNNNNNNNNNNNNNNNNNNNNNNNNNNNNNNNNNNNNNNNNNNNNNNNNNNNNNTGCATTACATACAGTACGTTCTCCAATGTCCTCATTACATGCACTGGCAATCTTATTCCTCTATACGTAATAATCTTCCATATACTTGTGTATAACTATGAAATCACTACAAAATGCCATctttctaaacatttttaatatatcttgGTTCATTCTTTGAATTACGTACAGGTCATCATTGGATTTTGGTGGATGTTCTCTATACTAATCACAATGGCCTATCGCTCGTCCCTGATAGCTCACCTCTCGGTCCCTGAGAAGTCTCCTACCATAGACACACTGGAGCAGTTACTCCAGGCAGATCGATACACGTGGGGCATGGAGGAGACGTATGGCATTGGCTGGGAATGGTTTAAGGAAAGCACAATCCCAACAGTTCAAAAAGTCAATGAGCAGATCCTGGTAAGAAAATCCTCCTCTATCATATTTTGGAAGAATTCTCTTAATAACTGAAGTGCCTCCTGAGTTCTGAATTTAATTTCCAGCACTGATTCAACAGCTTCATTATTTGTTGATCATATTTAGTGGCTGATTTTGAAATGTTAATTCACAAACAATTTGTTTGATCTCCCACCGCACTCTTATATCATCATCTTTCTGGTGCCACAAAGTAAGCCTTTCTACCAACTGACTGAGGGTAGTACTTTGGCCAGTGCTCCACTAATCTTAAGATGATAGGATTCCTCCCACTTCCTCCTCAAAATAGGAACTTaaaatacacgcacatatatataaggCTATTATATAGAGGCCATGGCAGAGCCCAATACATACTATACAGTAACACTAGTTATATGGCCCCATCTAGTGCCCCATACTATACCCACAAAATAAAatcctccttttctttttcatacatCACAGCCTTTGACCCCTAAAGAGCACTTGACAAGAGTTCTGAAAGGTCACCATGCCTTCTTGACTTGGAAGTACTACATCAAGGCTATCATTCTATCTTCGTACACTGACTCTCGAGGCTACACCCCACTCCACACAGGCCAAGCAGAGTATATCAACTATGGTGGATACGGCTGGGGCTTCAGGTGAGGTATAATTCTAAACGATAAACAATTAACAAACACAATGATAAACCATATGTATGCTTAGACATCTTTTGCGTAACAATTAAGGCATTATCTTAATTATCTTAATATTGTGCAAAATGAAGGCATTATCTTAATTATCTTAATATTGAgcaaaatgaaatacatacacacacaaaaaaaagaatgaacaaaatttatttttacgttACATATAAATTTGCTCCAGTCAAGCTTCATCcattaatttaaaaatgaaatccattcttgtaatattttggGCAAAAAGTTAATGACTTTCTCCTTGATTTGTGGATGACCGGTGAGGACATTTTTCTCAATTGAAATTATTGCAAGTGCATTGAACCTTTCCTGATTCAGGGTCACACacttataaaaaatgtaaacacaGAACTAGGTGAGTGGCATTGCTTTTCTCCACTGTGGGCCTGCCTCTTCCCTCCCCTTAGACATGTGCGCATGCGTAGAATGACCAAAAAAAAGTGTTGCTGGAACTATGAAGCACACAGTTCCATATAAGCAATTTTGCAGCTTCTTCACAAATGAGATGAATGACAATGACCAACAATGTTGTGAATGATTTATCACAGTATTAAATATTATGAACAAGTGTTAAAGAAAGGAAAACCAAATTACACTGcatgttattaataaatttttagtGAAAACAGTGGGTGgtgcagttccacagtgcctatACACAAGCCGCCCATGCTCATACTAAAACATCTTGAATGGTTTTTTGTTTCCTGCAGAAAGGGCGCTCCCTTCCGTCGAAGGATAGACAAGGTGAAATTACGACTGATTGAAAGCGGACTCATCAATTACTGGATTGACGATCTCATTCTTACGTCATCAAGAAAAGCAAGGAAGAATAACCTCAAGAAATGGACCTTACCACAGGTGCTTTCTACATTTATTCTTCGAGGCCCCTCTATTAACTGTAACTTGATCTGTTAAGAGATTCTCCTTTATTTGTCTGTTACTTTGTAGTACTCTCATTAAATACATGCCTTGACTTAATCTAACAACATAGTAACTTATCCAACAACAGAGTAACTTTTCATAAGATAATTTATTTGGCTATAGAATTCCATCATACAAGCCTACCATTAGACATGTTACAGGGACATATATTCTTTCTGACATGGTTTAGCATCTTATTACATAATTTTGGGCCAAATATTCtgtaacatgatattgttaaactacaataaagttttgtacatacttacctggcagatatatacttagctatagtctccgacgttccgacagaatttcaaatcttgcagcacacgcgacaggtaggtcaggtggtctaccttacccgccgctgggtggcgggcgtatgaaccaatctatctctccagccagatttttttctttcacctgtctcctgaggggaggtggctgggtgggccattagacgtatatatctgccaggtaagtatgtacaaaactttattgtagtttaacaatatcatttttgtacatgaacttccctgccagatatatacttagctgattggcacccttggtggagggtaagagacagctaaagtaataaggagagataagaaacaactgatgttgtaggatataaataaccttggttcttacctgttcaggcagaagacttcattgatattgtctctgagtctgcattgcctggagaactacagctaggacgtgacctgatgctgaaagactctcggatctaccactgggatatgtgatccctttgtgtggtagaatccaagtcggatcctgttaaagggattgttcgtccctatcttaacaggtcctaaccactactactgcaaggagccacactcatcagaccacctaaccaaactactaaagattagtattacgacctaaagagatgccttcatgcatcctctttaaggcaaccaacaacaacaaatacaagggggaaaaatttatactactaaacaggatgcgttccagctccctgccccagcactgaatccgcagatacgtacgggcccaaggcgaagcatttttcgtaagtgattctcacatcacgtaagtagtggttcgcgaacactgactgacatctccagaatgttgtctccatcagatttcgcacggacatattcttgttgaaagcaagagaagttgctatggctcttacttcgtgtgctttcactttaagaagcctaagatgttcttctctgcaggatccgtgtgcttctttgatgaggcttctcaagaagaaggacaatgcgttcttcgacaatggacgagtaggctcttttactgaacaccacaggacctctcggttggctttcagttgctcttttcttctaaggtagtatttcaccattctcactgggcaaagagttctctcgggttcttctcctaccaaagaagataacccacgaatctcgaagttcttgggccatggacttgataggttctcattctttgcaagaaaaccaggaaggaaagagcaaatgagagagtcctccttaaaacccacattaccatcaatcgcctgaagctcactcactcttctggcggaagctagagccatcaaaaacagagtcttcctggtaaggtctctgaatgaggctgaattagggggttcaaacctagaggacccaaggaattgaaggactacatccaaattccagctaggtgtcttaggagactgcattttcgttgtatcaaaagacctaataaggtcctgtaggtccttatcttccgataagttgaggcccctgtgcctgaagacattcgccaacatactacgatagcctttaatcgtcgaaacgactaagccacattcttgtcttaagaataaaaagaagtctgcaatttgattcacagaggtactggaagaggaaacgttattcctcttgcaccatcttctgaagacatcccacttcgattggtacactcgtaaggtggaagacctcctcgctctagcgattgccttagcagctgctgacgaaaagcctttcgctctgaccagtttctggacagtctgaagccagtcagactgagagcgggaggttttttgtggtacctgtcgaagtggggctgtctgagtagatcgctccttagaggaagcgatcttggaaaatccactagccattccagcacctctgtgaaccaatcttgtgctggccaaaagggagctatcaaagtcatcctcgcggaatctgactctgcgaacttttttaaagtcaaccccagaatcttgaaggggggaaacgcgtatacatcgagtcctttccaatcgagtaggagagcgtctatccctattgctcctggatccgagatgggcgagcaatacagatccagtcttttgttctttgaagttgcaaacaggtctaagagaggcctgccccacaacttccaaaggctctggcaaacatcttggtgcagagtccactctgtgggaaggacctgatctttcctgctgatgagatctgcccttacattcctttctccctgtacgaatctggtgagaagttttatccccctttcttctgtccacagaagaagatctcttgctgtttcgtacagagagaaggaatgcgtccccccctgtttcctgttgtatgccagagccgtggtgttgtccgagtttatttgcacaactgctcctgtcacatctgactcgaactccttcagagcaagccacacggctattagttctttcctgttgatgtgccaggaagactggtcccccacccaggttcctgacacctccttggttcccagagtcgccccccaacctgtttccgacgcatcggagaacaacaccaggctggggttctgggattgaagcggcagtccctgcgagaacttgtcgggatccgcccaccatgctaactccttcttgatttgaagagaaattgacagggagaacttcaaatcctgagaaggacgactccaattccgatgaaagaaagaattggagcggtctcaggtgcaaccttcctagggaaacaaattgctccagtgaggagagcgtccccagcagactcatccactccctcactgtgcatacttctttccctaagaaggttgttactttttcgagtccccgggctatcctctcctgtgacggaaaagcccgaaaactcagagagttcatctggatccccagataaacgcactcttgagcgggaatcagacttgacttctgcagattgaccagaagtcctaaggaataagtcaaatccagggttttcttcaagtccttcagacaacgatctctggaattggcccttataagccaatcgtcgagatagagcgaaatcctcaccccttctaggtgaagccattgtgccacattcctcatgatggccgtaaagacttggggggccgtgtggagaggccaaaacacagggccctgaattggaagattcttccccccatcatgaatcttagaaacttcctcgaggaaggatggattggtacgtggaagtaagcgtcctgtaagtccaaggacaccatccagtcccctggacggagtgctgctaacaccgaggcagtggtctccatcgtgaacttcttcttttcgacgaagaagttcagggcgcttacatccaacaccggtctccatccccctgaggatttcggaactaggaacaggcggttgtaaaagcctgccgaaagatgatctgccactagttcgatcgcctccttttccagcatctgatctaccgctagtcggagggcttgattcatgatggggtccctgtatctggccgtcaactccctcggggtattcgtcaagggaggcctcgaagagaacgggattagatagcccttcctcaaaattgacagggtccaggcatctgcgtctttctgggcccagacttctgcaaactgtaaaagcctggcgcctacagttgtctgaaggacttgagtcttacttgggaggtttgattgacttcgtaaagtcctccctcttctatttggtttccgacctctgaacgaagaggatctagaggtagaagccctcgaaagggttcctgagaggtcggcttagctttcttcgtcttagtctggaaggtagggcgcggcttccttgcagactgcgctagaaggtcctgcgtagctttggcagagagagaccttcgaaatgtcttgaaccggtgtttaggaaacagctgcgtagagagaggggcaaaaagcaaagacgatctctgagcatgtggagacagactttgttaaaaatgaggcaaaatactgatcttttcttcaagacccctgctccaaacagtgaagctatttcgctggccccatccctcaccgatttatccatacaggataagacacaattcaaatcctccggagaaaacgtgtccggtcctgagttttcttggctaggactccgagggaccaatcgagaaagttgaaaacttccaagactctaaaaatgccttttagaatgtgatctatttcattcattgcccacgtagttttgggccgaattcaaagctgatcttctagtggcgtctactagtgccgaaaaaatctgcgtcagctgaagacggaaggcccagtcccaagggttctcctgtctcataccaaaatcctgtccgtcctgaaagcttcgacggagggaaggcaaacatagttttcctccccgcttcttctttagtacgcatccatgaaccgaaactcttgagcgctttcttcatagaaagagtcggtttcattctcacacacgaagatcctttcgttgctttcgctgtggagaacaacgagtgtggagaaggaggagcagtagggctcaaagactctccgaactcctgaaggagaagctctgtgagcttcttgtacgaagaaactgttgccgatgtattagtttcttcctcagaggcttcctggtcttcttgaggaggagaacggggatgaggatccttatgagaatccttagatgattttcctagctggggtacagtgcgatgaaggagacaaacgtcttgaatgaggagaagattccaaagtagagaggcgtacaggagaacgacgagttgtaaaagaaggacgcttatccgaaaattcttgtctaaactcgcattccttcctaaatgcagacaaactcttaacagcaaaagaggaaggactcctttctctagaaagaccacgtcctatccctagggaaactacgagagggagagcgcctgctaagatcctggcgccgatcgtgaggagagcggctactaggcgccgagcgcctatctgtcacagggcgcttagtggaatcctggcgcctaccaagcggcgaaacgttgctaaaaaatagggcgcctttcaggagcagggcgcttgagaggctcttgatgcctacgaaggcGGAGAGCCgctgctacgctccgagcgcttaaacggaacagggcgttcggcgagatcttgggtccttaccaaggggagaacgtctgtaaggctccgagcgcctaacagaagcagggcgcttgaggcgttcttgacttctagcaagaggagaccgatcaggagtagggagtctcgagaacgaagagcgcctactaggagaacgaagcaacgaggatcaaggtgtctttctccaggagaacagctactaaaagaatgacgcttaccaggagcagggctcctactagactcttgatgtcttacaggggaggagcgaactccatgcgatgagcgcctaccagtcacgttatccgactcccgactacagtagtcggaaggagaagtgcgcctactttcagaagggcattccctaggttctctgagaagacgaggagaagaaagatgagacggagacgacgaaataagtcttctatgacctgagcgactctctcttcttgcacgaactctagaagaaggagaaacagaaggggctgagcgtctacccgaggcaggaatccgatttggggaaatatcttcatagtccaaggagcgcctatccgtcgaatggcgtctcgacaccgagcgggagtggtgttcctctcgtgaaatgttacgatgtgtagaagtatcctcaaaagaaggagatcgccgattacaaggagagcactcttccgacgaaacgcgcctcgatctcttgatagggagagacaaatccttccttctacgcgatctcgatgcaaGGAGTTCCGCCAAGGCTgagatctgagcttgtaggcccgctagcactcgagaaggagagtccccaggatcttcttccgaagcaagctcagcgcgaggagcgggagaaggagggcgatcaccggatctcctaggcttctttgcttgcaaggaagctacatcagaaaagtcttctgggctggacgctaacgtactgaagggagcctccgcagccctcttcaacgggcgtgacgcctccttagagctccaaccacgcttgcgcgaaggagaagaggatgacgaaaaacactgacgaagaatattcttcttcttacgatccaaggcagcctgggagcgaacttcaggatctgccgaggggacgcctgaccggtgggggctctccctagccctcctgcggctttcgactttcctcctccactggaactgggtctggaagaggtctaggcctggaggcactaaggagccggtcagacgcaccctccacatcactgggtacactgcacttatcatcactgacactcttaccttgatcagtacgaagattcttgtcttccttagaacacaaggaagcttttgaggccgccgcctccgaagacgaatctatggcttcggtgcggggagcaggagctgagacctgggaggaaggttctaaaacacattaatgttagtttcattctcactcattctcgacctgctcgaactccttgaagaagctttacgtaccctatccctttcaagtttcctaatataagaagaaagagccttatattcatcttcgttcaaaacctcacactcttgacacgggttactaaacgaacattcattccccctacatttaacacagaaagtgtgagggtcaaccgcagctttcggtaacctcaccttacatccatcggtcaaacatactctaaacaaaaccggagttttggaaacagaatcaaaatcagacattctacaggaaaatccagcgcaaagtcaataacggtccacaatcagcgtatgtcccaagccaacatagagcgaatacgtcaccaaatgtccaatcaatctccaggcaaggcgagaaatgaagaatatatcggaatgaaaACGACAAccgttgttatcgcttcagcgacagaaaaaatctggctggagagatagattggttcatacgcccgccacccagcggcgggtaaggtagaccacctgacctacctgtcgcgtgtgccgcgagatttgaaattctgtcggaacgtcggagactatagctaagtatatatctggcagggaagttcatgtacaaaatttctCCATGCTGATGCTAAATTGAATTCTATATGTATAAAAAGAGGTTGCCATTTGAGTACAAACATATATGACATCTCCAATCCAGGATAATATGCGTTTTTCACACATATACAAAACTGAAATCTTTTACAGTATACAGATATACCTTTGCCAGAAGGTGGGTCAGTTCACTGAAGCTTGGTAACTAGGCACTTAAATAAAAGCAAGAATACTTCCCACTTACTCAAATAGCTGTGGGGTGTTGGAAGATATGAGAGAGTGACCATTGCTGCTAGAGACAGCAATGGAGTGACTGCAAGTATAGCCACCCCAGAAGGCCAAGTGAGAACTACCTGCAGCAGTGGAGCTAAAGGAAAAGTAGCACTAATAATTGAATACGTAGATCATACCCTCACCCTTTCACTTGCTTGCCACTGATTATCTGCCTTGGTACCAAGCTCCAGCGACCAGACCAGCTTTCACCAAAAGCACATCTTTAGAAAGACAAAGGTCTGTATCCTTGTAAGAACAATTCAGTTCTCGCCTCAATATTGGCTATTATCTTCACGTAACATCACTTTATGTAAACGAACAAACAAAGTATAAACATAACATCCTTTGCAAAGTAAATAAACTGTCAATGTTAAGATAACTATGAACAGAAGCAAAGTCataaatatcttgaaaactgatccatttttttgacattttcatttcttaaaacATTTTAGAGTTGTGTGACAAAATATATTGTAAAGCTGAAGATTATTATAAACAGAGGGCAAGACTTGTATATAATTTGAAACTTAATTCCTTTTTAATTGAAACTTTAATTTCCTGAAACATTTTTAAAGATCTGGGAACCAGATTTATTACAGTTCTAAAATCTCCTGTTTAATCTAAATGAATAGTATAGTCCCTTGATGACAACAGTGTATATCACCAAGCATGAAAGTTTAACCACAATACTACTTCTAAAGCCAGCAGAATATAGAGAACAGCAAGCTAATTTTAAGTTTCTTATTTTTCCAGGTAGAGGAAGGCAATGGTGGAGAAGTAGTGCTCAGTTTGCTACATTTGCAAGGAACTTTCTATGTGTTATCCCTGGGTTTCTGTTTGGCCTTCATAGTCCTGATAGCGGAGAATCTAACAGTGCACATGAAATGAAGATGTCACAAACGACACTACCAATAGTCAAGATCAGCCTCTTGGACTTCATTATGCAAAGTATATATCACACAATAAAGCAATGATAAACCCAGCTGAGTGTCACACTTCTTTGCATTTAGCTATAAGACCAAAAACTAGTCTCGTGCAGCATTtaaattattctataaaaaaaagtatcatgaGAAGCTGAGTGTGTTTAAATACCGATCATGTAGAACTTTAAGAAATGTGcctttaaaaattttgaaagtgtcTGCACAACAATACTGTCAGATGTAAAGAAAACTGTAAAAATCTAATTAgcatatacacaatttatatgtTAATAATTTTTCGTGTGCCTTTTCCCTCTGGATGGAGTGTACCAGAAAGTCTTGGGCTGAGGCTGATAGTTCCATGCCCTTCCCCATCTGGACTGCAAGCAACCCAGTTACCTAACTACATCGTACATAACAAACTGCTAAGGTCAACGAAAGTATAACAGGTTTTTAATACAGTATAACAAGTCCAGGACCACTGAAAAAAATGCTAGATGGAGTCCTCTGATGGATACACTGCTGTAGTGCAGTATAACTTTCTCCTCTTCAATGACAAcagtaacttttataatataaaatactgtACACTAACTCAATGTGACAAGTAAATCATGTTTCCAGAATTTTTATTACTGATCAAATCATTGTTTGTAACAGAAACGGTGAAAATCAAGGTAAGACAACATTCACGATGGGCACCAAAGTGAGGAGATACTAAAACGAATGAACAAAAAGGGAAAAGCAATAAAACAATTATTGCGTAACTAAGAGCagcagggggaggggagggagacacAGGGCTGCTGCAGAGAACATTTAATGCAGCATCCTTTAGGTGACCCATCGGGGAAATGGGAAATAAGACGGCAGTAACACTCATCATTCACTCAGCAAAGCCATACAAATTTGCATCTCATCTGTACTTGAATATGTGACCTTCAAGAAAGTTGCACACACCTCTGGGACATGGGCTAAGCCCCTTGAGAATTCATGGGCAGGGCATGGGGC comes from the Macrobrachium nipponense isolate FS-2020 chromosome 34, ASM1510439v2, whole genome shotgun sequence genome and includes:
- the LOC135208055 gene encoding uncharacterized protein LOC135208055, giving the protein MFSILITMAYRSSLIAHLSVPEKSPTIDTLEQLLQADRYTWGMEETYGIGWEWFKESTIPTVQKVNEQILPLTPKEHLTRVLKGHHAFLTWKYYIKAIILSSYTDSRGYTPLHTGQAEYINYGGYGWGFRKGAPFRRRIDKVKLRLIESGLINYWIDDLILTSSRKARKNNLKKWTLPQVEEGNGGEVVLSLLHLQGTFYVLSLGFCLAFIVLIAENLTVHMK